The window CCATGTGGTAATCAACTTGGGGGGAGGAGCCGATTTCGTCTTGTTTTTGATTTCCGCTGTAAACCATGCCGGATCCATCCCACTTTGTTGGGCATTACTGAGATCCCTTTCCCTGGGAACGATAGCTATCCCCTTACCTTGCCATTCCGCTCTGTAAACCTTGCAAGGGGATACAGGCTGTCCATTTTCCCTGCGTACATGAACGCTGTCAACGATCGCATAGCTATATCCCGCTTCCACCAGGTAGGGAATCATTTCCATGGTAAATCCCATCTCGGGAGGGAAAAAACCGGCGGGTTTTTTACCAAAAACCTTTTCAACCATGTCGCGATGAAGCCAAAGCTGTTCTTCCCAATCTTCTTTGGGGATAATCGGGAAAACGGGATGATAATAGCCCATACCCACAAGTTCAATGTTAGGAAGCCCTTTGTAGCCTTCAAGCATGGCGCTTAGATCTACTCTATCCCTGCTTTTCTGCTGAATTTGGGGATCGGTAAGCTGTTCAAGCAAAGTCCCAGAAAAACCAAAATGGACTTTTGCCCTTTGTTCAAAACGCTTCAGAAAGCGTAGCGGTCTTTCGTAAGCCAAAAGAATTTGTTCGGCTTCCCAGCGGTTGGTATCCAACAAAAGAGTTAAGTTGCCCAGGGGCTGGTGCATGTGAAGCCCAAGAGCATGAAAAATCTCCGGCATATCCTCCTCTTCTTTGGATCAGTTTTTTATCTCTCAAGAAGCTTCAAAACAAAGAATTATAGCAGCGCTCCGTAAGCTCTGCAACCGAATCCCAACTGAAAGATTCTTCTGCGGCCCTTCTCCCATTCCGCCCCATCCAACGGCTGTGTTCAAAATTTTTCATAATTTCACAGCATCCCCAAGCTATGGACTCGGCCGCAGGATAAACCTTGTATCCATTTACTCCATGCCAGATAAATTCTGCCCCATTATGGGTAGCTATCACCGGCTTACCCGCCGCCCATCCCTCAAGAGCAGCTATCCCAAAGGGTTCGTTGCGGGAGGGCAACACCACGGCATCAACCGCTCTAAAAATATCGTGCAGATCTGAACCAAACCTATGCCCGATAAATCGAACGGCATGTCTTATTCCAAGTTGCCAAGACCTTGATTCCAAATGAGGTCTTAGATAGCCATCCCCTGCAAATATAAACTTACTTCTTCCGTCAAATTTAAGAATCCAGGGAATGGCCTCAAGAAGCAAATCCGGTCCTTTTTGATGGGTCAACCGCCCACAAAAAAGAAATGTAGGATCCAGAGGACCTATGCCATACCTGGCTTTAACAGCTCCCGGATCAATGAATCCATTAAAGGGACTAACACTGATCCCATTGGGAATAACCCAAATTTTGCCTTCCCATTGGTGATAAATCGAGACAATTTCCCATTTCAGATGATTGGAAACGGCGATGATCCTATCGGAAAAATGCGCCCCTTCCCCTTCGAGATGACGTATTCTTGAAGAATTCCCTCCATAATGGCAATTACCACACCGACCA is drawn from Methylacidiphilum infernorum V4 and contains these coding sequences:
- a CDS encoding glycoside hydrolase family 57 — translated: MPEIFHALGLHMHQPLGNLTLLLDTNRWEAEQILLAYERPLRFLKRFEQRAKVHFGFSGTLLEQLTDPQIQQKSRDRVDLSAMLEGYKGLPNIELVGMGYYHPVFPIIPKEDWEEQLWLHRDMVEKVFGKKPAGFFPPEMGFTMEMIPYLVEAGYSYAIVDSVHVRRENGQPVSPCKVYRAEWQGKGIAIVPRERDLSNAQQSGMDPAWFTAEIKNKTKSAPPPKLITTWTDGENGGWFRNLSDGANFWGYFFAPYMEKIRLGEEIEPVLLSQFIAEYPPVEKVEVRTGAWNVGSTSGYDFSQWTGTSAQKKALEQIYKLAARYWERSKSQKATSDLEFKRKLGEVRKLVLQAETSCYLFWGDSWLPQLYELIERAYRIMP
- a CDS encoding glycosyltransferase family 4 protein yields the protein MKIAMLSWETLHSIAVGGLAVHVSELAAALTRRGHQVHVFTRRQSWMSHYDYIDGVHYHRCDFAFHPDFITEMHNLCRSFVEHLWKEEDYAGRFDIIHSHDWLTSMAGKWAKWGRGRRFVFTLHSTEYGRCGNCHYGGNSSRIRHLEGEGAHFSDRIIAVSNHLKWEIVSIYHQWEGKIWVIPNGISVSPFNGFIDPGAVKARYGIGPLDPTFLFCGRLTHQKGPDLLLEAIPWILKFDGRSKFIFAGDGYLRPHLESRSWQLGIRHAVRFIGHRFGSDLHDIFRAVDAVVLPSRNEPFGIAALEGWAAGKPVIATHNGAEFIWHGVNGYKVYPAAESIAWGCCEIMKNFEHSRWMGRNGRRAAEESFSWDSVAELTERCYNSLF